The Roseiconus lacunae genome has a segment encoding these proteins:
- a CDS encoding S41 family peptidase has translation MPLFARVGLSRLACNPFVSRKVLRRDTSSRALLRSKLLLTGAALLGGFVTNADAQQSSVQPLPAAVESAKQIESDPLNDVLDHGASLEVKRQWNEAIRHYEKAFRDFPNSRQVYQRLIICRLHADVNRRYRDRSFVGSVHHMTAAQALDLYSEILANLETHYVEHVDWSRIFLHGTAALEIALTEQRYLDDVLPNADLEKVHQFQQSVHRRISTRPTNGRHDLRAAVAAVAELARTEIGLSPTAVVLEYVSGAVSTLDPYTRLLSGDQLDDMFSNIEGNFVGLGVELRPSTDALEILSVIPNGPAEEAGLKAGDRIVRVEQADTRTGKPEIAADLLRGPENSFVSITIASADGHERDLRVARRRVEVPCVENVHLCDPVNGVGYLRLTNFQKTTPRDVEQAIWTLQQQGMRSLIMDLRGNPGGLLSAAVDIADRFLSQGRIVTTRGRNSRENFDYVAHRSKTLSFPLAVLIDGDSASASEIFAGAVSDSGRGVIVGQRSYGKGSVQGIFRMQSAKFGLCLTTAKFYSPSGTAISQRGVYPDVIVDSKYIAARPNDDGKITSDIEDEVLQQAIGQLSGQNPLISQRTR, from the coding sequence ATGCCACTATTCGCACGGGTCGGTTTGTCACGTTTGGCTTGTAATCCATTCGTCTCAAGAAAAGTTCTGCGCCGCGACACGTCCTCTCGGGCATTGTTGCGTTCGAAGCTGCTTCTCACCGGTGCGGCACTGCTCGGCGGTTTCGTTACGAATGCGGATGCACAGCAATCAAGCGTTCAACCGTTGCCCGCCGCGGTGGAATCGGCAAAGCAAATCGAATCCGATCCGCTTAACGATGTGCTTGACCATGGGGCTTCGCTAGAGGTCAAACGCCAATGGAATGAAGCGATTCGGCATTATGAAAAAGCCTTTCGCGATTTCCCGAATTCACGGCAAGTCTATCAGCGGCTGATCATCTGCCGCTTGCACGCCGACGTGAACCGTCGCTATCGCGACCGAAGTTTCGTCGGTTCGGTGCACCACATGACCGCCGCGCAGGCACTCGATCTTTATAGTGAGATCCTTGCGAATTTAGAAACACACTATGTGGAACATGTTGACTGGTCGCGGATCTTCTTGCATGGGACAGCCGCGCTCGAAATCGCGCTGACCGAACAGCGATATTTAGATGATGTGTTGCCAAACGCAGATCTAGAAAAAGTCCACCAGTTTCAGCAAAGCGTTCACCGCCGAATTTCAACCCGCCCGACAAATGGCCGGCATGATTTGCGAGCCGCCGTCGCGGCGGTCGCCGAACTGGCGCGCACGGAGATTGGGCTCAGTCCAACCGCGGTTGTTTTGGAATATGTTAGCGGAGCCGTTTCGACGCTCGATCCATACACGCGTTTGCTTTCCGGCGATCAACTCGATGACATGTTTTCGAACATCGAGGGTAACTTTGTCGGTCTGGGTGTTGAGCTGCGTCCAAGCACGGACGCCCTGGAAATCCTTTCGGTGATTCCCAATGGTCCCGCCGAAGAAGCCGGATTGAAAGCAGGCGATCGAATCGTCCGCGTCGAGCAGGCTGACACACGGACCGGAAAACCCGAAATCGCGGCCGACTTGCTGCGAGGTCCCGAGAACTCATTCGTTTCCATCACCATCGCATCCGCCGATGGTCATGAACGAGATCTTCGCGTTGCCCGTCGTCGCGTCGAAGTGCCTTGTGTCGAAAACGTTCACTTGTGTGATCCGGTCAATGGTGTTGGGTACCTGCGGCTAACCAACTTTCAGAAAACGACACCACGCGACGTGGAACAAGCGATTTGGACGTTGCAACAACAGGGGATGCGATCGCTGATCATGGACCTTCGTGGCAATCCCGGTGGGTTGCTGTCGGCGGCCGTCGACATTGCCGATCGATTCCTCAGCCAAGGCCGAATCGTGACCACTCGTGGACGTAACTCACGCGAGAACTTTGACTACGTCGCTCACCGATCGAAGACCCTCAGCTTTCCACTGGCCGTTTTGATCGACGGCGACAGTGCCAGCGCCAGCGAGATTTTTGCCGGTGCGGTATCGGATTCAGGACGCGGCGTGATTGTCGGCCAGCGAAGTTATGGCAAAGGAAGCGTGCAAGGGATCTTCCGGATGCAGTCGGCGAAGTTTGGGCTGTGTCTGACGACGGCGAAATTTTACTCGCCTAGCGGGACCGCGATCAGCCAACGCGGCGTCTACCCTGATGTGATTGTCGATTCAAAGTACATCGCCGCTCGTCCAAACGATGACGGCAAAATCACCAGTGACATTGAAGACGAAGTCCTCCAACAAGCCATCGGCCAACTCTCCGGTCAGAACCCACTGATCAGCCAACGAACACGATAA
- a CDS encoding BBP7 family outer membrane beta-barrel protein has translation MLTSPRFGTMPRVLGTAFAAVVAFASILIAGGVQANAQGISLANYDLQGSGYVVPAGMPAMGIPGGPGGVTPVGYCDSGCDTMSMMPAMDRMVCGSCGGGGGCDCNGILGGGGLLGKMRSGGGPACLFCRGAGCTACRETPFGYAGSVLAGAASLLSPYSEASLCNQRWYDVSLEGMFLSREIDGGVPGVIATDGVNGTPALTLDDVGEDDLEGGVRASVAFLWGPGGNIEGVYMGGNEWSGTASATSGTDSLYSFISDYGVTPNNGYDDTDRSSVQSLVSRSAFHSAELNYRRRAMFPYCRFQSSWLFGLRYVRYDDSLLYSTSVNGDPTRFFESDTSSKNHLFGPQVGFDFWWNVCSGISVGVGSKTAWVQNDIDRRTYVRSNSLGIGATPGSATVSDFDQDTTFMADFELKMIYRLTYSLAVRSSYYVLAVDDIVYGGLDQAAITNIFNTTNVDRSFVYDDLVLQGFTVGAEYTW, from the coding sequence ATGCTTACTTCGCCCCGCTTCGGGACGATGCCGCGCGTCTTAGGGACTGCATTCGCAGCCGTCGTGGCGTTCGCATCGATTCTCATCGCCGGCGGCGTCCAGGCGAATGCCCAAGGGATCTCCTTGGCAAATTATGACTTACAGGGCAGCGGTTACGTTGTCCCGGCAGGAATGCCCGCAATGGGTATTCCAGGCGGCCCCGGCGGAGTCACGCCGGTTGGCTATTGTGACAGTGGTTGCGACACGATGTCGATGATGCCCGCGATGGACCGCATGGTGTGCGGTTCTTGTGGCGGCGGCGGCGGTTGTGATTGCAACGGAATTCTTGGTGGCGGCGGATTGCTTGGCAAGATGCGATCCGGCGGCGGGCCGGCTTGTTTATTCTGCCGTGGTGCCGGTTGCACGGCATGCCGCGAGACCCCATTCGGCTATGCCGGTTCGGTGCTTGCCGGGGCTGCTTCGTTGCTGAGTCCTTATAGCGAAGCGAGCTTGTGCAACCAGCGTTGGTACGACGTCAGCCTGGAGGGAATGTTCCTGAGCCGCGAGATCGATGGCGGTGTACCGGGCGTGATCGCTACCGACGGAGTCAACGGTACCCCGGCACTCACCCTTGATGACGTCGGCGAGGACGATTTGGAAGGTGGAGTGCGGGCTTCGGTCGCGTTTCTCTGGGGCCCCGGTGGAAACATCGAAGGTGTTTACATGGGCGGCAACGAGTGGAGCGGCACCGCATCGGCGACCTCCGGCACCGACAGCCTGTATTCCTTTATCAGCGACTATGGGGTAACACCCAATAACGGCTATGACGACACCGATCGGTCGAGCGTTCAAAGCTTGGTTTCGCGAAGTGCGTTCCACTCGGCAGAACTGAACTATCGACGCCGAGCGATGTTCCCTTACTGCCGCTTCCAAAGCTCGTGGTTGTTCGGCCTGCGATACGTCCGCTACGACGACTCGCTGTTGTACTCGACGTCGGTCAACGGTGACCCCACCCGATTCTTCGAAAGCGACACGAGTTCGAAGAACCACTTGTTCGGTCCCCAGGTCGGATTCGATTTCTGGTGGAACGTTTGCTCGGGAATCTCCGTCGGAGTCGGATCGAAAACCGCTTGGGTTCAAAACGATATCGACCGTCGGACTTATGTGCGATCCAATTCGCTAGGAATCGGAGCCACCCCGGGCAGTGCAACGGTTTCGGATTTCGACCAAGACACCACGTTCATGGCCGACTTCGAACTGAAGATGATCTATCGCCTGACCTACTCGCTGGCCGTGCGTTCGTCGTACTATGTTCTTGCGGTGGACGACATCGTCTACGGCGGACTCGATCAGGCGGCGATCACCAATATCTTTAACACGACCAACGTTGATCGATCGTTCGTCTACGACGACTTGGTCTTACAAGGTTTCACCGTCGGTGCCGAGTACACCTGGTAA
- the ndk gene encoding nucleoside-diphosphate kinase, whose product MQRTLVLLKPDAVQRRLMGQLIARFEAKGLNIIAMKMLQVTPELAKQHYAEHVDKPFYPSLESFITSAPIVALAIEGLDVIKVVRDMLGATNGLSAAAGTIRGDFSSSRQMNLVHASDGPEAAQRELSLYFEDAEICHYEPVLTPFMRASDE is encoded by the coding sequence ATGCAACGCACCCTCGTTCTGCTAAAACCCGATGCCGTCCAACGCCGCCTGATGGGCCAATTGATCGCCCGATTTGAGGCGAAAGGATTGAACATCATCGCGATGAAAATGCTGCAAGTGACGCCAGAATTAGCGAAGCAGCACTATGCCGAACACGTCGACAAGCCGTTCTACCCTAGCCTGGAGTCGTTCATCACGTCGGCGCCGATCGTTGCCTTGGCGATCGAAGGCCTGGACGTGATCAAAGTCGTCCGCGATATGCTGGGGGCGACCAACGGATTGAGCGCCGCAGCCGGAACGATCCGCGGTGACTTCAGCAGCAGCCGACAAATGAACCTGGTTCACGCCAGTGATGGCCCAGAGGCTGCACAACGAGAGCTTTCGCTGTACTTTGAAGATGCAGAAATCTGTCACTACGAGCCAGTTCTGACGCCGTTCATGCGAGCCTCCGACGAATAG
- a CDS encoding PQQ-binding-like beta-propeller repeat protein, translating into MKFDRFFATHPRKPGIAKISATGLLISAAISVTQPTTLSADEWPGWMGAQRDGVYRESGIVDSIPDDGLPIKWRHPIAAGYAGPAVANGKVFVPDYVTSAGESFNNPGQRAKLKGKERLLALDENSGDVLWEYAYNRPYEISYPSGPRATPTVDGDRVYFLGAEGDLSCLDIDDGSVVWKREFTKDFGADVPIWGFSAHPLVHDDLLFTMVGGHGQGIVAFDKKTGNVRWKALDVPAGYCAPINIEAGGTTQLIVFHPEGLTSLEPSTGKKFWDIPVSPSYEMSVAVPVIDGNKMFVSSIHTEAVLIELGTDSPTAKELWRGGAKNAVHCSNAPGIFEDGVIYGTDCNQGDLVAVDAKNGDRLWTTFEATKPGERRFIKHGTAFLTQLGDSDRYLVMSENGDLIVASLTAKEYKEHGRMHVLEPTGEAFGRPVVWSHPAYANQTAYVRNDKEIVAVDLSAK; encoded by the coding sequence ATGAAATTTGATCGTTTCTTCGCGACCCATCCCCGCAAGCCTGGAATTGCCAAGATTAGTGCGACCGGACTTCTGATTTCGGCTGCGATTTCGGTGACGCAGCCGACGACGTTATCGGCCGACGAGTGGCCTGGGTGGATGGGCGCCCAACGTGACGGTGTGTATCGAGAATCGGGAATCGTGGACTCGATTCCTGATGATGGGCTCCCCATCAAGTGGCGTCATCCGATCGCCGCTGGCTATGCGGGCCCGGCGGTCGCCAATGGGAAAGTGTTTGTCCCCGACTACGTGACAAGTGCCGGCGAATCGTTCAACAATCCGGGGCAACGTGCCAAGCTAAAGGGCAAAGAACGCCTGCTCGCGTTGGACGAAAACAGTGGCGATGTCCTCTGGGAATACGCCTACAACCGACCCTATGAAATCAGCTACCCCTCGGGTCCCCGGGCGACGCCGACGGTCGACGGCGATCGAGTGTATTTCCTCGGTGCCGAAGGCGATCTGAGTTGCCTGGACATCGATGACGGAAGCGTGGTTTGGAAGCGCGAGTTCACAAAAGACTTTGGTGCCGACGTGCCGATTTGGGGATTTTCGGCACATCCGCTCGTCCATGACGATCTACTATTCACGATGGTCGGCGGTCATGGTCAAGGGATCGTGGCGTTTGATAAGAAGACTGGAAACGTTCGTTGGAAAGCATTGGACGTCCCGGCGGGTTACTGCGCGCCGATTAATATCGAAGCCGGCGGCACGACTCAACTGATCGTCTTTCACCCCGAGGGATTGACCAGTCTGGAACCATCGACGGGCAAGAAATTTTGGGACATTCCCGTCAGCCCATCCTATGAAATGTCCGTTGCCGTTCCGGTAATCGATGGCAACAAAATGTTTGTCAGCTCGATTCACACCGAAGCGGTTTTGATCGAACTCGGAACGGACTCGCCGACCGCAAAAGAACTGTGGCGCGGGGGCGCGAAGAATGCTGTTCATTGCAGCAACGCGCCCGGCATTTTCGAAGACGGCGTGATCTACGGAACGGACTGTAATCAAGGCGACTTAGTTGCCGTCGACGCGAAAAATGGCGACCGTCTGTGGACAACGTTTGAAGCAACCAAACCAGGCGAACGCCGCTTCATCAAGCACGGAACCGCATTCCTAACCCAGCTTGGCGATTCCGATCGCTATCTGGTGATGAGCGAAAACGGTGACTTGATCGTCGCCAGTTTGACGGCCAAGGAATACAAAGAGCATGGTCGCATGCATGTCCTCGAACCGACCGGCGAAGCGTTCGGTCGGCCGGTCGTATGGAGCCACCCGGCGTATGCCAATCAAACTGCCTACGTGCGGAACGACAAGGAGATTGTCGCCGTCGACCTAAGTGCCAAATAG
- the aroH gene encoding chorismate mutase: protein MTTACRGVRGATTVDVDDRDEILLKTRQLLALIIRQNEIDTADIASAQFTVTEDIKAEFPALAARQLGWGEVPLLCGYEISVERSLPRCIRVLMHWNTSKPQSEIRHVYLHDAVKLRPDLSEVPPVDFDELELWIQSQINSKAAGENAG, encoded by the coding sequence ATGACGACCGCATGCCGGGGCGTTCGCGGAGCCACCACCGTCGACGTCGACGACCGAGACGAAATTTTGCTGAAAACACGGCAACTGTTGGCACTGATTATCCGCCAGAATGAAATCGACACCGCGGACATCGCCAGCGCCCAATTCACCGTGACGGAAGATATCAAGGCCGAGTTTCCCGCACTCGCCGCCCGTCAATTAGGATGGGGCGAGGTCCCTCTGCTGTGCGGCTATGAAATCTCGGTCGAACGCTCGCTACCTCGCTGCATTCGCGTCCTAATGCATTGGAACACCAGTAAGCCGCAGTCCGAAATTCGGCACGTTTACCTGCATGATGCCGTAAAACTTCGACCGGACTTGTCAGAGGTTCCTCCGGTCGACTTTGACGAACTTGAACTCTGGATTCAATCACAAATCAATTCAAAAGCCGCCGGAGAAAATGCGGGATAA
- a CDS encoding DnaA/Hda family protein has product MSTTHGCNNDSEVIVTFKEALKQRVGAERYQIWFSGVEFDVESTPSVESTPSTENAAESSAGSPAAASQNAQVSPGCIIATARGQFAADRLSKNFLSAMRAAASAACGSLTNIRIDVASTPTQQVGLPFEDVGTDANSVADQTDSAPPASDQADAQAASESTAAAASSDFDASAVRGTARPKSRPQTKAQRNDRASKRRRPQTQSLAAILADGIDSRKTASGSASPPPKRQTSAGPATAAASAPQAMPASTRENMRRAMDHSWDNFVTGPSNRLAVTACEMTIESPRTASPLVLWGPPGCGKSHLLGAVAKKLRTIHRMRQVIILSAEDFTNDFIKALHGNSLPAFRSRFRDASALLIDDIQFFVDKKATIRELQHTIEMFAEAGKPLVFAGTKAPTEIKGLGGELSGRLASGLVCQVNSLDFETRIELLRRYANQSSPDAWPEETLSEIAEAVDGDGRLLIGIANLISLLQRMYGSMPTMEQIRQHGSHLLRSSGVPITLQTIEQAVEKVFQLEGRSLQSGSQAKSLTGPRMLAMYLSREMTGSPYSEIGGHYGGRSHSTAILASQRVKQWLEANKQIGRGTTALATDEAIRRVEAMLKTG; this is encoded by the coding sequence ATGTCCACAACGCACGGCTGCAACAATGACTCGGAGGTCATTGTCACATTCAAGGAGGCTTTGAAGCAGCGTGTGGGCGCGGAGCGATATCAGATTTGGTTCTCTGGTGTCGAGTTCGACGTCGAATCAACGCCCTCGGTCGAATCAACGCCCTCGACCGAGAACGCAGCTGAAAGCTCAGCTGGGTCCCCGGCGGCGGCTTCCCAGAACGCGCAAGTATCTCCGGGCTGCATCATCGCGACCGCACGCGGACAATTTGCGGCAGACCGGTTGAGCAAGAACTTCCTTTCGGCAATGCGAGCTGCCGCGTCGGCGGCGTGTGGCTCGTTGACGAACATTCGCATCGATGTCGCGTCTACACCGACACAACAGGTGGGGCTGCCGTTTGAAGACGTGGGCACCGATGCCAATTCGGTCGCCGACCAAACCGACTCCGCCCCCCCAGCAAGCGATCAGGCAGACGCGCAGGCGGCAAGCGAGTCCACCGCAGCGGCTGCTTCATCAGACTTCGACGCCTCTGCTGTCCGAGGGACGGCCCGACCAAAATCGCGCCCACAGACAAAGGCTCAGCGAAACGACCGGGCGTCCAAGCGGCGACGTCCCCAAACGCAGTCATTGGCAGCGATTTTAGCCGACGGAATCGACTCGCGAAAAACCGCGTCCGGTTCAGCGTCCCCGCCGCCGAAGCGACAAACGTCTGCTGGTCCCGCGACCGCGGCGGCATCTGCGCCACAGGCGATGCCGGCGTCCACGCGTGAAAATATGCGTCGTGCGATGGACCATAGTTGGGATAACTTTGTGACAGGTCCGAGCAATCGACTGGCCGTCACCGCATGCGAAATGACCATCGAATCACCTCGGACGGCATCACCGCTGGTGCTGTGGGGACCGCCGGGCTGTGGCAAGTCACACTTGCTTGGAGCGGTTGCAAAAAAGCTCCGCACCATTCACCGCATGCGGCAGGTCATCATCCTGTCGGCGGAAGACTTCACGAACGATTTTATCAAAGCACTTCACGGCAACAGCTTGCCGGCGTTCCGGTCGCGGTTTCGTGATGCGAGTGCACTACTGATCGACGACATCCAATTCTTCGTTGACAAGAAGGCGACGATTCGCGAGCTGCAACACACGATTGAAATGTTCGCCGAAGCCGGCAAGCCACTGGTATTTGCCGGAACGAAAGCCCCCACCGAGATCAAAGGCTTGGGTGGTGAATTGAGCGGGCGTTTGGCGTCTGGATTGGTTTGCCAAGTCAACAGCCTGGACTTCGAAACCCGCATCGAATTGCTGCGTCGCTATGCCAACCAAAGTTCCCCCGACGCGTGGCCCGAAGAAACCCTTTCTGAAATCGCCGAAGCGGTTGACGGGGACGGTCGGTTGCTGATCGGGATCGCAAACTTGATCTCATTGTTGCAGCGGATGTATGGCTCGATGCCGACGATGGAACAGATTCGCCAGCACGGGTCACACTTGCTACGAAGTTCCGGTGTACCGATTACGTTGCAAACGATCGAGCAAGCGGTCGAGAAGGTATTCCAGTTAGAAGGCCGTTCGTTGCAGTCGGGCTCACAAGCAAAAAGCCTGACCGGGCCGCGGATGTTGGCCATGTATTTGTCGCGTGAAATGACCGGCAGCCCCTATTCGGAAATCGGCGGCCACTATGGCGGACGCAGCCATAGCACGGCGATCTTGGCTTCCCAACGTGTCAAGCAGTGGCTCGAAGCGAATAAGCAGATCGGTCGTGGGACGACAGCGTTGGCGACTGACGAAGCGATCCGCCGAGTCGAAGCGATGCTAAAGACCGGCTGA
- the lexA gene encoding transcriptional repressor LexA yields the protein MATKQLTDRQRRVYELIRELIINRGYGPTVREIGEAFGIKSPNGVMCHLRALERKGLIRRSPNKSRAIELTEGHDRGHSLPMAGMVAAGTTALAFEQTDRVDFSGMFCKHDRFILQVSGDSMIDAHIQDGDFVVIQRQESAEPGQIVVAELPTGDSTLKFWYPEEGRIRLQPANREMAPLYVTDAKIVGVAVGVVRNGI from the coding sequence ATGGCGACAAAGCAACTCACCGATCGGCAGCGCCGCGTTTACGAGTTGATCCGTGAGCTGATCATCAATCGAGGCTACGGACCGACCGTTCGCGAGATCGGCGAAGCATTTGGCATCAAAAGCCCCAATGGCGTGATGTGCCACCTCCGTGCTCTGGAACGTAAAGGACTGATTCGGAGGAGTCCAAACAAGTCGCGCGCGATTGAGTTAACGGAAGGCCACGACCGTGGGCATAGTTTGCCAATGGCGGGGATGGTAGCTGCCGGAACGACCGCACTTGCGTTCGAGCAAACCGATCGCGTCGATTTTAGTGGTATGTTTTGCAAGCATGATCGATTCATCTTGCAGGTTTCCGGGGACTCGATGATCGATGCCCACATCCAAGACGGTGATTTTGTTGTCATCCAGCGGCAAGAGTCCGCTGAGCCGGGACAGATCGTCGTCGCTGAATTGCCGACCGGCGACTCAACGCTGAAGTTCTGGTACCCCGAAGAAGGACGCATTCGATTGCAACCCGCCAATCGCGAAATGGCCCCGCTGTACGTTACCGACGCGAAAATCGTTGGTGTCGCGGTAGGTGTGGTCAGAAACGGGATTTAA
- a CDS encoding peptidase MA family metallohydrolase, with protein MNRSAKSCRLRPRIVIGAIVIAVCQWMMVAQSVRAATYTDVEALYLTGKIDEAKEAAAAEVERGVWNRRWSELLIKCQLSSGEYAEALETYQAALKRYPTSLPLRTLGIEVARYNGLPDQVATEKAFIHRYLETGQLRYATADTLVAAGRFFSNNGIDARIILKSFYDRVLESDSGNLDAILATAELAIDKGDFKVAAESIAKAKRLEIQDARLETLLAVALGPTDSKAATIALATALELNPNYAPALTLKAEKEIDRELYDQAGKTIEHLLRLNPKDEKAFALKAVIAHVEGDYDREKELRQKALRHYGDNPEVDHLIGRKLSDKYRFKEGAEYQRRSLTFDADYVPATFQLAQDLLRLGDDEIGWQLADEVNRQDPYNVVAYNLMTLKDRTDGFETLAASSARQVSRDFSEPGEILIRMDPHERQVYGTAAAEILNEAKQALCEKYDLQLKRPVIVEIFPKQSDFAIRTFGLPGGEGFLGVCFGHVITANSPASGGDRPSNWKSVLWHEFCHVVTLTKTKNRMPRWLSEGISVYEEVRRDPRWGQSMTARYREMILGDDYTPIAKLSSAFLAPPSAEHLQFAYYESSLVVEFIIDNYGTDALNAILDTLGEGIPINIALAKHTDPMERLEVAFRAFARQRAEGFGPGLAFDRPEFKDGTPQEEIDLWASENPANYWARMRMARNEMSSRNYEAAANHLNYLVDHDAATGERGGVLELLAECRRELHQAGEEKVILERYLNESADALPALRRRMELAAKDDEWGTVFSAGEQALEVQPFAAGIHRELIRAATEVGEPERAIDSLIALKELDPIDAAGLDYQLAVAFESQGEIEQAKRAVVDALLEAPRYRDALSLLNQLALPKVDRPDHQSNSQASQSNASQSDASEPEEGVAGDAMTEDAEKPDAVKPDTMPQSNTEEVVGEAKKAEGKSVVEDDADERAENETETEDPK; from the coding sequence TTGAATCGTTCTGCGAAATCTTGTCGCTTGCGACCGCGAATTGTCATCGGGGCAATCGTTATCGCCGTCTGCCAATGGATGATGGTTGCCCAATCGGTCAGGGCTGCGACTTACACCGACGTCGAGGCCCTTTACTTGACCGGTAAGATCGATGAGGCGAAAGAAGCCGCCGCTGCAGAGGTCGAACGGGGAGTATGGAACCGCCGATGGAGTGAGTTGCTGATCAAGTGCCAGCTCTCCTCTGGCGAATACGCCGAAGCCTTGGAAACGTATCAAGCCGCGCTGAAGCGGTATCCGACCAGTCTTCCGCTGCGCACATTGGGCATCGAAGTCGCCCGATACAATGGTTTGCCCGACCAAGTCGCAACCGAGAAAGCATTCATCCATCGATACCTTGAAACCGGTCAATTGCGTTATGCGACCGCCGACACATTGGTCGCCGCCGGTCGATTCTTCTCCAACAACGGTATCGATGCTCGGATCATTTTGAAGTCATTTTATGATCGGGTTCTAGAATCCGATTCCGGTAACCTGGATGCGATCTTAGCAACGGCGGAACTCGCGATCGATAAAGGCGATTTTAAAGTCGCGGCCGAATCGATTGCGAAAGCAAAGCGATTGGAAATTCAAGACGCTCGGTTGGAAACTCTGTTGGCGGTTGCTCTGGGACCAACGGATTCAAAGGCGGCAACGATCGCTCTGGCAACGGCTTTGGAGCTGAATCCCAATTATGCGCCTGCGTTGACATTAAAAGCGGAAAAAGAAATCGATCGGGAACTCTACGACCAAGCGGGGAAGACGATCGAGCATCTGCTGCGATTGAATCCCAAAGATGAAAAGGCATTCGCCCTAAAAGCCGTCATTGCTCACGTTGAAGGCGACTATGACCGCGAGAAAGAACTTCGGCAGAAAGCTCTTCGCCACTACGGTGATAATCCTGAGGTCGATCATCTAATCGGTCGTAAGCTTTCCGACAAGTATCGATTCAAAGAAGGTGCAGAGTATCAACGGCGATCGTTGACGTTTGATGCCGACTATGTCCCCGCAACGTTCCAGCTTGCCCAGGACTTGTTGCGTCTAGGTGATGATGAAATCGGCTGGCAGTTGGCCGATGAAGTCAACCGGCAGGATCCCTATAACGTCGTCGCTTACAATTTGATGACGCTGAAAGATCGAACCGACGGTTTTGAAACGCTAGCGGCGAGTTCCGCGCGGCAAGTTTCGCGAGATTTCTCCGAACCCGGTGAGATTTTGATTCGGATGGATCCGCATGAACGCCAGGTCTATGGCACCGCCGCGGCAGAGATCTTGAACGAAGCCAAGCAGGCCTTGTGTGAAAAGTACGATTTGCAGCTCAAACGTCCGGTCATCGTCGAGATCTTCCCGAAGCAAAGTGACTTCGCGATTCGTACCTTTGGTTTGCCCGGCGGCGAAGGTTTCTTGGGGGTCTGTTTTGGCCATGTGATCACGGCGAACAGTCCGGCGTCGGGTGGGGATCGGCCGTCGAACTGGAAAAGTGTTCTGTGGCACGAATTTTGTCATGTCGTGACGTTGACGAAAACCAAGAACCGGATGCCCCGTTGGCTCAGCGAGGGCATCTCGGTCTATGAAGAAGTCCGGCGTGATCCGCGATGGGGCCAATCGATGACGGCGCGTTATCGTGAAATGATCTTGGGCGACGACTACACGCCGATCGCAAAACTCAGCAGCGCGTTCCTCGCGCCTCCGTCAGCCGAACATTTGCAGTTCGCGTATTACGAGTCATCGCTCGTCGTCGAATTCATTATTGACAACTACGGTACCGACGCTTTGAACGCGATCCTGGACACGCTCGGGGAAGGAATACCGATCAATATCGCACTGGCCAAACACACCGACCCGATGGAACGACTAGAAGTCGCCTTTCGAGCGTTTGCTCGTCAGCGGGCCGAAGGGTTCGGTCCAGGGTTAGCATTCGATCGGCCCGAATTCAAAGACGGCACCCCGCAAGAAGAGATCGATCTATGGGCCAGCGAAAATCCCGCCAACTACTGGGCTCGAATGCGAATGGCTCGTAACGAAATGTCGAGTCGCAACTATGAAGCCGCCGCCAACCATTTGAATTATCTAGTCGATCATGATGCGGCGACGGGCGAACGTGGGGGCGTCTTGGAACTGCTTGCAGAGTGCCGGCGAGAGTTACACCAAGCGGGTGAAGAAAAGGTCATTCTGGAAAGGTACCTCAATGAGTCCGCCGACGCGCTTCCGGCCCTCCGTCGACGCATGGAGCTTGCCGCCAAAGATGACGAGTGGGGGACCGTCTTCAGCGCCGGCGAACAGGCTTTAGAAGTTCAGCCGTTCGCAGCGGGAATCCATCGAGAATTAATTAGGGCGGCAACAGAGGTTGGCGAGCCCGAGCGGGCGATCGACTCTCTCATCGCACTGAAAGAACTTGACCCAATCGACGCTGCCGGGTTGGACTACCAGTTGGCCGTCGCATTCGAAAGTCAAGGCGAAATCGAGCAAGCCAAACGCGCTGTCGTCGATGCCTTGCTCGAAGCACCTCGATATCGGGATGCACTCTCATTGCTGAATCAACTCGCTCTTCCCAAGGTTGACCGGCCCGATCATCAATCAAATTCGCAAGCTTCACAGTCAAATGCATCACAGTCGGACGCGTCGGAGCCCGAAGAAGGCGTGGCAGGTGATGCCATGACCGAAGACGCAGAGAAGCCAGACGCAGTGAAGCCAGACACGATGCCGCAAAGCAACACGGAAGAAGTTGTCGGCGAGGCGAAGAAAGCCGAGGGCAAGTCGGTTGTCGAAGATGACGCCGACGAGCGAGCCGAGAACGAAACTGAAACAGAGGATCCGAAATGA